tcgttattgacaataataaattattccaaTTGAAAGTAAAAACATGGAACTTCCACCTTAACTGAGATTTGACAATTGGGGGACACTGACTGGGTAGACAGTTAACTTGACTGTCGAACAAATGAATTATACTCTAAGTACTCAAAGAAACCGCCAGCATGTAAACAATGTAGACaacgttattatttttaatctaatATAAATTGGTAAAATAAACGTCGTAATGCTGATGACTCATTCACGGGCAGAATTCGGCCAAGGGACAAATAAGACAACAAGttccgatttttttcttattttatttaccacCAGACTATTATGAACAGCCCAATGGctcataataaaacaatacatttaACAGGTCGTAACATTgcttttcacaaaaaaatttcacttcaaTGCGATTTCCTCGATCCgcttttgttattattattataacaaaTACTTCATGATAAACCTAAAGGAGCGATTCGCGGCAATAAGTTTTTCGTTTTGCGATATTGCCAGTATTCTATTACTTAAGTCTTTCGCTTTACGGTAcagtttattgtttaaaaacctggatacaaataaataaatttacaccTAAATATTGTATATACAATACTGTTCTAAGTTATGCCTGATGCAATATCGAACAGTACGAGGACAACGTTAcaccaattaaaaaattgagtgATTCAAGGTTATTTTCTTGGTGTCTTACCGTTcggaatgattttttttttgttgcaacTAAGGCACAACCACAAACAATTCGTGGAacaacgaaaaaaatttatctagACGAACCTCAAAGCAAAATATGAGGTCCGATGACTGAAGATGGAGTGTTACGAAAAAGTAATGTGCGACGGGGTGGGGTTGTTTAGAAGAGGTTTTTGATTTCGTCGTAAAGTACCAAAACGATGGCACCACCGGTACCTCTAAGGACGTTGGAGAAAGCACCCTTAAAGAATGCTCTACCacctgaaaaaaaacattaatcaaACTTCCTCTACAGACAAAGAACAAGTCATCAAGTACCTTCTTGTTTAGCGATCGTGACCCAGCAGTGAGCAGTGCTTCTGTAGACGACTTCACTTTTAGCCCTTCCAGATTGCATCATCATACGCCTACGCACGGTGTCGAATGGATAGGAAATAATACCGGCAACGGTGGTTACAGTCTGCaagaaaataccattttaaattgaactaCAAGGCACAGTTTGCCAAATTTGTGTACCTGAGCAATAGCCCACGAAATGACGAGAGGAGTGTTCTTGGGATCGGGCAGGATACCCTTGGCTGTGTCGTAGAAGCCGAAGAAGGCCGCTCTGTAGATGATGATACCCTGTACTGAGACACCAAATCCTTTGTACAGACCGCCAAGGCCGTCAGATTTGAAAATCTTGACCAAGCAGTTACCCAAACCGCTAAATTCACGGTCGGCTCCGGCTTTTCCTACATCGGCGGCCAATCTAGAATTTAATCATTGCAATAAACTTCtggagtttttttaaataaattataacataCCTGGTTCTGGCGAAATCAAGGGGGTAAACGAAGCAAAGAGAGGTGGCTCCGGCAGCACCACCAGATGCCAAGTTTCCAAGGAAGTACCTCCAGAACTGGGTTTTCTTATCAACGCCGCTCAAGAAGATTTGCTTATATTTGTCCTTGAACGCAAAATTCAAAGCTTGTGTGGGGAAGTATCTGTGAGGTAAAAAGCACATTAAAAACTACTGCAaaactgtttctttttttttattcttaccTGATTACGTTAGCAGTGTTACCACGCCAGTAGGCCAATACACCTTGTTCTTTGGGGATGCGGACGAAACAGTCGACCATACCTGAGAACAATTAAATTGTTTGATACATTAATGGATTCATGAATAGGACTATCCTCTATTATTAATTGATGGGCTACCTAGTATTAGTACAAAATCACTAGGAAGAGAGTTgagaattttaagaataaaaaaactttttggagatatatttcatgtttttcatTACCTGAAAAGTTATCTATcagactttaaaattttaaagtaaattttaagaaaaaacttataattcttcatttttgaGTTGCTCTGTACAATAATACTTCTATGactcatataaactttttaatgcaaaatttacttttgaataaaaaaacagaacTGAACTTCAAATTACTATAATACAGTTTTTACCAAGTAGActattagttttttaatctcaAGCTAAGATCGATTCATGTACATCTTACAACTTAACAAACCttttaataatctttttaTCTATATTCTCTACATGTAGTATATTGTATAGCCACTTAGAGCATAGCTCTAACAATTACTTTACTGATATAATACCTTTGCTGTCACTAAAAGTATGCCATAATATGGCGACTTCTTTCTTTGGGCTTTTAATTTGAGTTTAGTATTCAACtgaattttaacaaaacattttaatgtgGTCCCatagaagaaataatttagtaTTGTAGTAGAGAGTAATTCTAAACAGTTGGAACTTGGGGTTTGGGTCCTTTGGGTAATTACTATCTCTCTTTCAGGTAAGTAATCTATCAATCATTTAACAATGTTCCTCTGTGCATTTGATGATGATATTACTTTATTGACATCTAGTGGTGTGGAGCACCACTATGTTACATAATCTTAAAACCTTATATCCCTATTCATACAATCATTTAGCCAtaacccaaaatacacagtGCAGTTTCATCCTTACAAAATCTATTATCAAAAAAGCCAGTATAATGCAGGCAATGGAAAATCAATTAATAGCTCATGTCCTTCAAACTAGTAGGGCTACACATTGGCTTATCTCTAAACTGAAAAGGCCATATAACCATGTTTGCAAAGCTTGTGCCAAGAACTTGCTATGTTTTGAACAGCCTAAAAATTGCTagtaaaaatgctttaaaaatactttacttTTTTCACATTAAGGTTACAATAGGAAATTATCAGTTTATGGGTTGCACTCATATCTTACCAAAGAGTTTATGATGCAAAGTAGGATTATTTATGcattatctaaaaatattaagtacCAAAGTTTTATACAAAACTCACAGTCTTTTGGGTCACTGAATCATCACCACAGTTGTGTAAGTTATCAACTGAATAAAGCTAATTTCATTAGAGCTGTTACATACAATATTATTCCCTCTGAAATGAGATATTTTGCTAAATAATGCTTTTTATTCAGTAGATGAATTTAAAAGCTACATATATGACTGAACTCCTATTAAATGTTCCAAATGGCATCTAGCCCTAGTTCAGTGTGCAAAAcatttatatatttctttttgtgatCATCcagttaataaataagttatcaGGTAAGCAAGATCACAAGAATGAGAATCACACCACCATTACTTGAGATATTCAAACCAGCaaacttttcttccaaaaactGAGTTAGTGTGACCCAAGTTGTTTCGTTTTGCTGGAAGCACATGACATTTGAACTTCAAGCTCTTGTAGAGACATTCTTTGCTTTTGAACAAATCATCTTCAATTTCcttataaattttatcttgaGACCCAGTTATAAGATCTTATGGCTATATATCAGAACCccaaaatcaaaacaaagctcaattttaaaaacctttaagGGGAACATGGAATGTGTAATGTAGCATGGCAAGCAGTTATCCAGAACCAAGGCCCATATCAGCATGTAAATATTGCAAATGGTAACAGAATTATTCACATGACAGTAATATCTTATCAGCACcagattatttttgttatattatgtTATAGTACTGCCCTCTGATTACAATTTTCTGTGTGTTTTGTACTCTAATCTAATGCTCTTTGTTTTAGGCCTAATCAAATATAAATCTTATAGGTTTTGCTTATTCaatgaaattgaataattatttaaaggaTGAATTATACATAAGTTAAGCAAAATATTCTGAGAATTTTAgatcaaatttcataaacaTTTTAGCCATTTGTCTCTCCCTCAAGATGCAAAAAGCGAAGTCATTGCCACGGAACTTCATAGTCCTAGCTGTCTTTTTACTGCTCCTTTAACCAGATTTTCATGCAaggttaatttgaaaatttaaatagaaatttagtGTCAGAAACCCTCTTAAATGCATCTAATAGCCACCTATCTATCGCATGCTTTGCTCCAACATGTGCCCAGACTTCTTGACCTCCAACCACT
The DNA window shown above is from Euwallacea similis isolate ESF13 chromosome 2, ESF131.1, whole genome shotgun sequence and carries:
- the sesB gene encoding ADP,ATP carrier protein; the protein is MSLGDPVAFMKDFLAGGISAAVSKTCVAPIERVKLLLQVQHISKQIPEDQRYKGMVDCFVRIPKEQGVLAYWRGNTANVIRYFPTQALNFAFKDKYKQIFLSGVDKKTQFWRYFLGNLASGGAAGATSLCFVYPLDFARTRLAADVGKAGADREFSGLGNCLVKIFKSDGLGGLYKGFGVSVQGIIIYRAAFFGFYDTAKGILPDPKNTPLVISWAIAQTVTTVAGIISYPFDTVRRRMMMQSGRAKSEVVYRSTAHCWVTIAKQEGGRAFFKGAFSNVLRGTGGAIVLVLYDEIKNLF